The Polymorphobacter megasporae genome window below encodes:
- a CDS encoding sterol desaturase family protein, with translation MPHQIQTFAVDILRLCLWLVILAVVFVPLERLFTLREAKVRRAGIGTDLVWYFISSLLPGILLGVPMAIVALGVHHIVPSQVQAFSAELSLGWRIVASLVVGEIGFYWGHRWSHEIPFLWKFHALHHSAEHLDWLVNTRAHPVDMVFGKFVGLVPLYVLGLASPLSGKLDIVPLIVVFVGTFWGFFIHANVKWRFGWLEHIIATPAFHHWHHTRRDHIDRNYSAMLPFVDRLFGSYYVPREWPEEYGTDHPVPARMHEQLIQPLTPR, from the coding sequence ATGCCGCACCAGATCCAGACCTTCGCCGTCGATATCCTCCGGCTGTGCCTCTGGCTCGTCATTCTCGCGGTCGTCTTCGTTCCGCTCGAGCGGCTGTTCACGCTGCGCGAGGCGAAGGTCCGACGCGCCGGGATCGGCACCGACCTCGTTTGGTACTTCATCTCGAGCCTGTTGCCCGGCATTCTGCTCGGCGTGCCGATGGCGATCGTCGCGCTCGGCGTCCACCACATCGTGCCGTCGCAGGTTCAGGCATTCAGCGCGGAGCTGTCGCTCGGCTGGCGGATCGTCGCGTCGCTCGTCGTCGGCGAGATCGGCTTCTACTGGGGTCACCGCTGGAGCCACGAGATCCCGTTCCTGTGGAAATTCCATGCGCTCCACCACAGCGCCGAGCATCTCGACTGGCTGGTCAACACCCGCGCGCACCCGGTCGACATGGTCTTCGGCAAGTTCGTCGGGCTCGTCCCGCTCTACGTCCTCGGCCTCGCCAGCCCGTTGTCGGGCAAGCTCGACATCGTGCCTTTGATCGTCGTCTTCGTCGGCACCTTCTGGGGCTTCTTCATCCACGCCAACGTCAAATGGCGCTTCGGCTGGCTCGAACACATCATCGCCACCCCGGCGTTCCACCACTGGCACCACACCCGCCGCGACCATATCGACCGCAATTATTCGGCGATGCTGCCCTTCGTCGACCGCCTGTTCGGCAGCTATTACGTCCCCCGCGAATGGCCCGAGGAATACGGCACCGACCACCCCGTCCCCGCCCGGATGCACGAGCAACTGATCCAGCCGCTGACGCCGCGCTGA
- a CDS encoding superoxide dismutase family protein gives MRHALAVIVPLAILAGCSHPGTSLGSTRVGPPPIEATTQLLGPNGELRGTATLSQRPEGTLVRARIEGMIAGTYAIHLHSVGKCEGPKFTSAGGHFNPTMKMHGKDNPMGPHLGDLPNVVVGPGGTGTVDFTVPGLMLVGGTAPLLDADGAAVVLHASPDDYKTDPSGASGDRIACGVLAAR, from the coding sequence ATGCGCCACGCACTCGCTGTCATCGTCCCCCTCGCGATCCTCGCCGGGTGCAGTCATCCGGGTACCTCACTTGGCTCGACCCGCGTCGGGCCGCCGCCGATCGAGGCGACGACGCAGCTACTCGGGCCGAACGGCGAGTTGCGCGGCACCGCGACGCTCAGCCAGCGCCCCGAGGGGACGCTCGTTCGCGCGCGGATCGAGGGGATGATTGCGGGCACGTACGCGATCCATCTGCACAGCGTCGGCAAGTGCGAGGGGCCGAAGTTCACAAGCGCCGGCGGGCACTTCAACCCGACGATGAAGATGCACGGCAAGGACAACCCGATGGGGCCTCACCTCGGCGACCTGCCGAATGTCGTCGTCGGCCCAGGCGGTACCGGGACGGTCGACTTCACCGTGCCCGGGCTGATGCTCGTCGGCGGCACTGCGCCATTACTCGACGCCGATGGCGCGGCGGTGGTGCTCCACGCCAGTCCCGACGATTACAAGACCGACCCAAGCGGAGCGAGCGGCGACCGGATCGCCTGCGGCGTCTTGGCGGCGCGGTAG
- a CDS encoding ABC1 kinase family protein, with protein MDEANTLGGRLARYAKVGGTGIGLAARFAGARLTGGGDAATTAAQLRVALGGLKGPVMKIAQILSTIPGAVPDDFAKELGQLQADAPAMGWPFVRRRMKAELGADWESRYASFEHEAAAAASLGQVHRAVAHDGRALAAKLQYPDMASAVEADLGQLDVLFGIYRQFDKSIDTGQIRGELADRLREELDYEREAKHLALYRDMLSSQPAVHLPEVLPDLSTKRLLTMTWLPGKPLLGFKGDSLEVRNCIAETMFRAWYWPLHHYGVIHGDPHLGNYAVREEPDGQHGINLLDFGCIRVFPPRFIKGVVDLFHAIESNDKALAVDAFERWGFVGLSTEIIDTLLIWATFLYGPLLDDRVRRIDDQGRPADYGRETAQKVHRRLKELGTVTIPSEFVFMDRAAIGLGGVFMHLAAELNWRRLFGEMIEGFTEDGLAARQSAALARAGLEPPVAPTLIA; from the coding sequence ATGGATGAAGCAAATACTCTCGGCGGCAGGCTCGCGCGCTATGCCAAGGTCGGTGGAACCGGAATCGGGCTCGCAGCACGTTTTGCCGGTGCAAGGCTGACCGGCGGCGGCGATGCCGCGACCACGGCGGCACAGCTGCGCGTCGCGCTCGGCGGCCTCAAGGGCCCGGTGATGAAGATCGCGCAGATCCTGTCGACAATCCCGGGCGCCGTTCCCGACGATTTTGCCAAGGAGCTCGGCCAGCTCCAGGCCGATGCCCCAGCGATGGGCTGGCCGTTCGTCCGGCGGCGGATGAAGGCCGAACTCGGGGCCGACTGGGAATCGCGCTACGCCAGCTTCGAGCATGAGGCCGCCGCCGCCGCGTCTCTCGGCCAGGTCCACCGCGCTGTGGCGCACGACGGCCGCGCGCTCGCTGCCAAGCTGCAGTATCCCGACATGGCGAGCGCGGTGGAGGCCGACCTCGGCCAGCTCGATGTACTGTTCGGCATCTACCGCCAGTTCGATAAGTCTATCGACACCGGGCAGATCCGCGGTGAGCTCGCCGACCGGCTGCGCGAGGAACTCGATTACGAGCGCGAGGCGAAGCATCTTGCGCTGTATCGCGACATGCTGAGCAGCCAGCCGGCGGTGCATCTGCCGGAGGTGCTGCCCGACCTGTCGACCAAGCGGCTGCTGACGATGACGTGGCTGCCGGGCAAACCGCTCCTTGGCTTCAAGGGCGATTCGCTCGAGGTGCGCAACTGCATCGCCGAGACGATGTTCCGGGCGTGGTACTGGCCGCTCCATCACTACGGTGTGATCCACGGCGACCCGCACCTCGGCAATTACGCCGTGCGCGAGGAGCCGGACGGCCAGCACGGCATCAATCTGCTCGACTTTGGCTGCATCCGGGTCTTTCCGCCGCGCTTCATCAAGGGCGTCGTCGACCTGTTCCACGCGATCGAATCGAACGACAAGGCGCTCGCGGTCGATGCCTTCGAGCGTTGGGGCTTCGTCGGCCTGTCGACCGAGATCATCGACACACTGCTGATCTGGGCGACGTTCCTATATGGCCCGCTGCTCGACGACCGGGTCCGGCGGATCGACGACCAAGGCCGCCCCGCCGACTATGGCCGCGAGACGGCGCAAAAGGTCCACCGGCGGCTGAAGGAGCTCGGCACCGTCACCATCCCGTCCGAATTTGTCTTCATGGACCGCGCCGCGATCGGCCTCGGCGGCGTCTTTATGCACCTTGCCGCCGAGCTCAACTGGCGGCGACTGTTCGGCGAGATGATCGAAGGTTTCACCGAAGACGGACTCGCCGCGCGACAATCTGCGGCACTTGCGCGGGCTGGTCTGGAACCACCTGTGGCGCCGACGCTTATCGCGTAA
- the mmsB gene encoding 3-hydroxyisobutyrate dehydrogenase, with protein MSPSVRRRGPANRSSSVKIGFIGLGNMGGGMAVNLAKSGHVVTAYDLSSAALERACAGGCARAESAAAAVAGADAVVTMLPAGTHVRSVYEDEVFAAAHPQALLLDCSTIDVATAKSVASAAAERGLAMVDAPVSGGIAAANAGTLTFMVGGLDDAFARAEPILQNMGKVVIHAGNAGAGQAAKICNNMLLGASMVATAEAFVLAQKLGLDAQTFFDISSKASGQCWSMTSYCPVPGPVPAAPSNRDYEGGFASALMLKDLKLAVEAAQSVGAAVPMGAQAEALYQMFVGLGGAGKDFSAVTKLLDGSWN; from the coding sequence TTGTCGCCAAGCGTCCGGCGGCGTGGACCGGCGAATAGGAGTAGCAGCGTGAAAATCGGCTTTATCGGGCTCGGCAACATGGGCGGCGGGATGGCCGTCAACCTCGCCAAGTCCGGGCATGTCGTGACTGCGTACGACCTGTCGAGTGCCGCCTTGGAGCGGGCCTGTGCGGGTGGTTGTGCGCGTGCCGAATCGGCGGCGGCAGCGGTCGCCGGAGCCGATGCGGTGGTGACGATGCTCCCCGCCGGAACCCACGTCCGCAGCGTCTACGAGGACGAGGTCTTCGCCGCCGCCCACCCGCAAGCGCTGCTGCTCGACTGCTCGACGATCGACGTTGCCACAGCAAAATCAGTGGCTTCCGCCGCCGCGGAGCGCGGTCTGGCGATGGTCGACGCCCCGGTCTCGGGCGGGATAGCGGCGGCAAATGCGGGAACGCTGACCTTCATGGTCGGTGGCCTCGACGACGCCTTCGCCCGCGCCGAACCGATCCTGCAAAATATGGGCAAAGTCGTCATCCACGCCGGCAATGCCGGGGCGGGGCAGGCTGCAAAGATCTGCAATAACATGCTGTTAGGCGCGTCGATGGTGGCGACGGCGGAGGCGTTCGTGCTCGCGCAGAAGCTCGGCCTCGACGCCCAGACCTTCTTCGACATCAGCTCGAAGGCGAGCGGCCAGTGCTGGTCGATGACGAGCTATTGCCCCGTCCCCGGCCCGGTCCCCGCCGCCCCGTCGAACCGCGATTACGAAGGCGGCTTCGCTTCGGCGTTGATGCTCAAGGACTTGAAGCTCGCGGTCGAGGCGGCGCAGTCGGTCGGCGCAGCTGTGCCGATGGGCGCACAGGCCGAAGCGCTCTACCAGATGTTCGTCGGCCTCGGCGGTGCAGGTAAAGACTTCTCGGCAGTGACCAAGCTGCTCGACGGAAGCTGGAACTAA
- the folP gene encoding dihydropteroate synthase: MLRDALVTPRSPIAGLVFDRPHVMGIVNVTPDSFSDGGAGGDPVAAALAMAAAGASIVDLGGESTRPRAAVVDTQEELARVGPVLAGLRNSGITVSIDTRKALVMAAALDAGATLVNDVSALTYDPAAIALVAARGAPVVLMHSQGTPATMQDSPVYADPLRDVFDWLEARIATCVAAGIKRERIIADPGIGFGKTLEHNLALLRGVALFHGLGVPITLGASRKAIIGTLAGGAPVGERLGGSVALALHAVANGVQIVRVHDVAATVQAIKLWQAVH, from the coding sequence TTGCTTCGCGACGCGCTCGTGACGCCGCGTTCGCCGATAGCCGGGCTGGTCTTCGACCGGCCGCACGTCATGGGGATCGTCAACGTTACCCCAGACAGCTTCAGCGACGGCGGCGCAGGCGGCGATCCGGTCGCGGCTGCCCTGGCGATGGCCGCCGCAGGCGCGAGCATCGTCGACCTCGGCGGCGAATCGACCCGGCCGCGCGCGGCGGTCGTCGATACCCAAGAGGAGCTTGCCCGCGTCGGCCCCGTCCTCGCCGGGCTGCGAAATAGCGGGATCACCGTCTCGATCGATACGCGCAAGGCGCTGGTCATGGCAGCAGCGCTCGACGCCGGAGCAACACTGGTCAACGACGTCTCGGCACTGACCTACGACCCCGCCGCAATCGCGCTCGTCGCGGCGCGCGGCGCCCCGGTGGTGCTGATGCATTCGCAAGGAACGCCGGCGACGATGCAGGACTCTCCGGTCTACGCTGACCCGCTGCGCGACGTCTTCGACTGGCTCGAGGCGCGGATCGCGACCTGCGTCGCCGCCGGCATAAAGCGTGAACGGATCATCGCCGACCCCGGCATTGGGTTCGGCAAGACCCTCGAGCACAATCTCGCGTTGCTCCGCGGTGTTGCACTGTTCCACGGACTTGGCGTGCCGATCACCCTCGGGGCCAGCCGCAAGGCGATTATCGGGACACTGGCGGGCGGCGCGCCGGTCGGCGAACGGCTCGGCGGCTCGGTCGCGCTGGCGCTCCACGCGGTCGCAAATGGCGTCCAGATCGTCCGGGTCCACGACGTTGCCGCGACGGTACAGGCGATCAAATTATGGCAGGCGGTTCACTGA
- a CDS encoding NAD(P)(+) transhydrogenase (Re/Si-specific) subunit beta, translated as MTEAIAQTPAWVALAYLVAGVLFILALRGLSSPETSQQGNRFGMIGMLIAVVTTLIVHGVGLPLIVAAIAIGGGIGYVIARRIAMTDMPQLVAGFHSLVGLAAVLVAIAAYLNPGAFGILNADASDIATSSKIEMGLGVAIGAITFSGSIIAFLKLNGNMGGKPILLPARHVINIALLAAILVLVGVFGLHTPVLFAVIVVAALALGFLLIIPIGGADMPVVVSMLNSYSGWAAAAMGFTLQNTAMIVTGALVGSSGAILSYIMCRAMNRSFISVIAGGFGGDAAGPAGAAGEAKPYKRGSAEDAAFVMKNAESVIIVPGYGMAVSQAQHALREMGDLLKKEGVSVKYAIHPVAGRMPGHMNVLLAEANVPYDEVFELEDINGEFAQADVAFVIGANDVTNPLAKTDKTSPIYGMPVLDVEKAKTVLFVKRSMGGAGYAGVDNPVFYMDNTMMLLADAKKMVEAINKDLG; from the coding sequence ATGACCGAAGCCATCGCCCAGACTCCCGCGTGGGTCGCACTCGCCTATCTCGTCGCGGGGGTGCTGTTCATCCTTGCGCTCCGCGGCCTGTCGTCGCCCGAGACGTCGCAGCAGGGCAACCGCTTCGGCATGATCGGCATGCTGATCGCGGTCGTCACGACGCTGATCGTCCACGGCGTCGGGCTGCCGCTGATCGTCGCCGCGATCGCGATCGGCGGCGGGATCGGCTATGTCATCGCCCGGCGGATCGCGATGACCGACATGCCGCAGCTCGTCGCGGGCTTCCACAGTCTCGTCGGCCTCGCCGCGGTGCTGGTCGCGATCGCAGCCTATCTAAACCCGGGCGCGTTCGGCATCTTGAACGCCGATGCGAGCGACATCGCGACGTCGAGCAAGATCGAGATGGGCCTTGGCGTCGCGATCGGCGCGATCACCTTCTCGGGGTCGATCATCGCCTTCCTCAAGTTGAACGGCAACATGGGCGGCAAGCCGATCCTGCTGCCGGCGCGGCATGTCATCAACATTGCACTGTTAGCGGCGATCCTGGTCCTCGTCGGAGTGTTCGGGCTGCACACGCCCGTGCTGTTCGCGGTGATCGTCGTCGCGGCGCTCGCGCTCGGCTTCCTGCTGATCATCCCAATCGGTGGGGCCGACATGCCGGTCGTCGTATCGATGCTCAACTCATATTCGGGCTGGGCGGCGGCGGCGATGGGGTTCACGCTGCAAAACACCGCGATGATCGTCACCGGTGCGCTGGTCGGGTCGTCGGGCGCCATTCTTTCCTACATCATGTGCCGAGCGATGAACCGCAGCTTCATCAGCGTCATCGCCGGTGGTTTCGGCGGCGATGCGGCGGGTCCCGCCGGGGCCGCGGGCGAGGCCAAGCCGTACAAGCGCGGGTCGGCCGAAGACGCCGCCTTTGTCATGAAGAACGCCGAGAGCGTCATCATCGTCCCCGGCTACGGCATGGCGGTCAGCCAGGCTCAGCACGCACTCCGCGAGATGGGCGACCTGCTGAAGAAGGAAGGCGTCAGCGTCAAATACGCGATCCACCCTGTCGCCGGGCGGATGCCGGGACACATGAACGTCCTGCTCGCCGAGGCGAACGTTCCCTATGACGAGGTCTTCGAGCTCGAGGACATCAACGGCGAATTCGCGCAGGCCGACGTCGCCTTTGTCATCGGCGCGAACGACGTCACCAACCCGCTCGCCAAGACCGACAAGACCTCGCCGATCTACGGGATGCCGGTGCTCGACGTCGAAAAGGCCAAGACCGTGTTGTTCGTCAAGCGCAGCATGGGCGGCGCGGGCTATGCCGGAGTCGACAATCCGGTCTTCTACATGGACAATACGATGATGCTGCTGGCCGACGCCAAAAAGATGGTCGAGGCAATCAACAAGGATCTCGGCTGA
- a CDS encoding type II toxin-antitoxin system HicB family antitoxin, with the protein MRPQDYEVDIIPLSPADGGGFTGIAPELPGCRSDGATPEEALANTYDAIGCWLEAAEEMGRAAPLPRRIAA; encoded by the coding sequence ATGAGGCCGCAGGACTATGAGGTCGACATCATCCCGCTGTCGCCCGCGGATGGCGGCGGCTTTACCGGCATCGCGCCCGAACTTCCCGGCTGCCGCTCCGACGGCGCGACGCCCGAGGAGGCGCTCGCCAATACCTATGATGCGATCGGCTGCTGGCTCGAAGCCGCCGAAGAGATGGGCCGCGCTGCCCCCTTGCCCCGCCGCATCGCTGCCTGA
- a CDS encoding aa3-type cytochrome c oxidase subunit IV has protein sequence MADDLNAAVPQANVPNTRFYGGFVDVLKWAVVALALLLIAMALFLVH, from the coding sequence ATGGCCGACGATCTGAATGCTGCTGTACCGCAGGCGAACGTACCGAATACACGCTTCTACGGCGGTTTTGTCGACGTCCTGAAATGGGCTGTCGTGGCGCTTGCGTTGTTGTTGATCGCAATGGCACTGTTCCTCGTTCACTAG
- a CDS encoding type II toxin-antitoxin system HicA family toxin, with product MANAKLLDRMRANPRDWRIEDVASVCAAFGVGCTPPRNGSHYKIKHGDMASILTIPAHRPIKPVYIRDLVRFIDAVGKGEK from the coding sequence GTGGCCAATGCCAAGTTGCTCGACCGGATGCGGGCCAACCCGCGCGACTGGCGGATCGAAGATGTCGCGAGCGTCTGCGCGGCGTTCGGCGTCGGTTGCACACCCCCGCGCAACGGGTCACACTATAAGATCAAGCATGGCGACATGGCGTCGATCCTGACCATCCCCGCGCACCGGCCGATCAAGCCGGTCTACATCCGCGACCTGGTCCGGTTCATCGACGCCGTTGGAAAGGGCGAGAAATGA
- a CDS encoding CoA-acylating methylmalonate-semialdehyde dehydrogenase: MRDIVHLIGGSATAGTSSRTLDVFDPNTGQVQARVALASAADLDAAVANAVEAQPAWGATNPQRRARVMFAFKALVEAEMDSLAHMLSAEHGKVIADSRGDIQRGLEVIEFACGIPHLLKGEYTQGAGPGIDVYSMRQPLGVVAGITPFNFPAMIPMWMFGVAIACGNAFILKPSERDPSLPLRLGELMLEAGLPAGILNVVHGDKVAVDAILDHPDVKAVSFVGSSDIAHYVYRRGVAAGKRVQAMGGAKNHGVVLPDADMDQTVADLVGAAFGSAGERCMALPVVVPVGKATADELRERLLPEIAKLRLGVSTDLDAHYGPVVSAAHRERIESYIGMGVDDGAELVVDGRGFSLQGHEGGFFVGPTLFDHVKPHMQSYQDEIFGPVLQMVRAESLAEAISLPSKHQYGNGVAIFTRNGPAAREFAASVDVGMVGINVPIPVPVAYHSFGGWKRSAFGDTGIHGTEGVRFYTRLKTVTQRWPSLDAGAAVTDSSFVIPTMK, translated from the coding sequence ATGCGTGATATCGTTCATCTGATCGGCGGCAGCGCCACCGCCGGAACCTCGAGCCGCACGTTGGATGTGTTCGACCCGAACACGGGCCAGGTGCAGGCGCGCGTCGCCCTGGCGAGTGCCGCCGATCTCGACGCGGCGGTGGCGAACGCGGTCGAAGCGCAACCGGCATGGGGCGCGACCAATCCGCAGCGGCGCGCACGGGTGATGTTCGCGTTCAAGGCGCTCGTCGAGGCCGAGATGGACAGCCTCGCGCACATGCTGTCGGCCGAGCACGGCAAGGTCATCGCCGACTCGCGCGGCGACATCCAGCGCGGGCTCGAAGTGATCGAATTCGCCTGCGGCATCCCGCATCTGCTCAAGGGCGAATACACGCAGGGCGCGGGTCCCGGGATCGACGTCTATTCGATGCGCCAGCCGTTGGGCGTCGTCGCCGGGATCACCCCGTTCAACTTCCCGGCGATGATCCCGATGTGGATGTTCGGCGTCGCCATCGCCTGCGGCAACGCCTTCATCCTCAAGCCGAGCGAGCGCGACCCGTCGCTGCCGCTGAGGCTGGGCGAACTGATGCTCGAAGCCGGATTGCCGGCGGGCATCCTCAACGTCGTCCACGGCGACAAGGTCGCGGTTGACGCGATCCTCGACCACCCCGACGTCAAGGCAGTCAGCTTCGTCGGCTCGTCGGACATCGCGCATTACGTCTACCGGCGCGGCGTCGCGGCGGGAAAGCGGGTCCAGGCGATGGGCGGCGCGAAGAACCATGGCGTCGTCCTCCCCGACGCCGACATGGACCAGACGGTGGCCGACCTCGTCGGTGCGGCGTTCGGCTCGGCGGGCGAGCGGTGCATGGCGCTGCCGGTGGTCGTGCCGGTCGGCAAGGCGACCGCTGACGAGTTGCGCGAACGCCTGCTCCCCGAGATCGCCAAGCTCCGCCTCGGCGTCTCGACCGACCTCGACGCGCATTACGGCCCGGTGGTCAGCGCGGCGCACCGCGAGCGGATCGAGAGCTATATCGGAATGGGCGTCGACGACGGCGCCGAGCTCGTTGTCGACGGGCGCGGGTTCAGCCTGCAGGGGCACGAGGGCGGCTTCTTCGTCGGGCCGACGCTGTTCGACCACGTCAAGCCGCACATGCAGTCGTATCAGGACGAGATTTTCGGCCCGGTCCTGCAGATGGTCCGCGCCGAGTCGCTCGCCGAGGCGATCAGCCTGCCGTCGAAGCACCAGTACGGCAACGGCGTCGCGATCTTCACGAGGAACGGCCCCGCCGCGCGCGAGTTCGCCGCGAGCGTCGACGTCGGCATGGTCGGGATCAACGTGCCGATCCCGGTCCCGGTCGCGTACCACAGCTTCGGCGGGTGGAAGCGTTCGGCATTCGGCGACACCGGCATCCACGGGACGGAGGGGGTGCGGTTCTACACCCGGCTCAAGACCGTGACGCAGCGCTGGCCGAGCCTCGACGCGGGGGCGGCGGTGACCGATAGCAGCTTCGTCATTCCGACGATGAAGTGA
- a CDS encoding enoyl-CoA hydratase: MTYETLLVETTDRVTLIRLNRPQALNALNGQVLADLTAALAALDADPGQGCAVITGSEKAFAAGADIKEMAGQSFAAMYGSNFFAGYDRVTATRKPVIAAVAGFALGGGCELAMMCDFIIAADSAKFGQPEIKLGVTPGMGGSQRMARAIGKAKTMEMCLTGRMMGAAEAEAAGLVARVVPAAELVEAAMATAATIAAMAPLAAIAVKEQVNAAFETTLAQGVAFERRLFHGLFGSSDQKEGMAAFVAKRPAAWTGE; the protein is encoded by the coding sequence ATGACCTACGAAACCCTGCTCGTCGAAACCACCGACCGCGTCACGCTGATCCGGCTCAACCGGCCGCAGGCGCTCAATGCGCTCAACGGACAGGTGCTCGCCGACCTGACCGCGGCGCTCGCGGCGTTAGACGCCGATCCGGGGCAGGGGTGCGCGGTGATCACCGGGAGCGAGAAGGCGTTTGCCGCCGGGGCCGACATCAAGGAAATGGCGGGCCAGTCGTTCGCCGCGATGTACGGCAGCAATTTCTTCGCGGGCTATGACCGGGTGACGGCGACGCGGAAACCGGTGATCGCGGCGGTCGCGGGGTTCGCGCTCGGCGGCGGCTGCGAGCTGGCGATGATGTGTGATTTCATCATCGCCGCCGACAGCGCGAAGTTCGGCCAACCCGAGATCAAGCTCGGCGTCACCCCCGGCATGGGCGGCAGCCAGCGGATGGCGCGCGCGATCGGCAAGGCAAAGACGATGGAGATGTGCCTGACCGGGCGGATGATGGGCGCGGCCGAGGCCGAGGCGGCCGGCCTCGTCGCGCGCGTCGTGCCCGCGGCAGAACTCGTCGAGGCGGCGATGGCGACCGCGGCGACGATCGCGGCAATGGCCCCGCTCGCCGCGATCGCGGTCAAGGAGCAGGTCAACGCCGCGTTCGAGACGACGCTCGCACAAGGCGTCGCGTTCGAACGGCGGCTGTTCCACGGCCTGTTCGGCAGCAGCGACCAGAAGGAAGGCATGGCGGCGTTTGTCGCCAAGCGTCCGGCGGCGTGGACCGGCGAATAG
- a CDS encoding Re/Si-specific NAD(P)(+) transhydrogenase subunit alpha: MRIAVLRETAEAERRVAATPETVKKLIALGATVAVESGAGDGANISDSAYSDAGATVDGRDATIAGSDLILGVQGPDVGGLRGIKSGAMLVAILSPFARREEINTYAASGLTTMAMELMPRITRAQSMDVLSSQSNLSGYKAVIDAAESYGRAFPMMMTAAGTISAARVFVMGVGVAGLQAIATARRLGALVSATDVRAATKEQIESLGAKAIFVEAVKGIEGEGSGGYATEMSDEYKAAQAALVSSHIAKQDIVITTALIPGRPAPRLVSDAQIATMRAGSVIVDLAVESGGNVEGSVVGAAPVVHGVTIIGHRNMPSRLAADASALYSRNLYNFIAAFWDKDAATVVFPADDDIVKGVTLTRDGAVVHERLATAA; this comes from the coding sequence ATGCGGATCGCGGTGTTGCGCGAGACGGCGGAGGCGGAACGTCGGGTCGCCGCGACCCCGGAAACCGTAAAGAAGCTGATTGCGCTCGGTGCCACAGTCGCCGTCGAGAGCGGCGCGGGCGATGGCGCGAATATCTCGGACAGCGCTTATAGCGACGCCGGCGCGACCGTTGACGGGCGCGATGCGACGATCGCGGGCAGCGACCTGATCCTCGGGGTACAGGGTCCTGACGTCGGCGGGCTGCGTGGAATTAAATCCGGCGCGATGCTCGTCGCGATCCTGTCGCCGTTCGCTCGGCGCGAAGAAATTAATACCTATGCCGCGAGCGGGCTGACGACGATGGCGATGGAGTTGATGCCGCGCATCACCCGCGCCCAGTCGATGGACGTGCTGTCGTCGCAATCGAACCTGTCGGGCTATAAGGCCGTCATCGACGCCGCCGAGTCGTACGGTCGTGCCTTTCCGATGATGATGACTGCGGCGGGAACGATCAGCGCCGCCCGCGTCTTCGTGATGGGGGTCGGCGTCGCCGGGCTGCAGGCGATCGCGACCGCCCGGCGCTTGGGCGCGCTGGTCAGTGCGACCGACGTCCGCGCCGCGACCAAGGAACAGATCGAGAGCCTCGGTGCGAAGGCGATCTTCGTCGAGGCGGTCAAGGGCATCGAGGGCGAGGGCAGCGGCGGCTATGCCACCGAAATGTCCGACGAATACAAGGCGGCGCAGGCGGCTTTGGTGTCGAGCCACATCGCCAAGCAGGACATCGTCATCACCACCGCGCTGATCCCCGGCCGCCCTGCTCCGCGCCTCGTCAGTGACGCCCAGATCGCAACGATGCGCGCGGGCAGCGTGATCGTCGACCTCGCGGTCGAAAGCGGCGGCAATGTGGAGGGTTCGGTCGTCGGTGCCGCCCCGGTCGTCCACGGCGTGACGATCATCGGCCACCGCAACATGCCGAGCCGCCTCGCCGCCGACGCGAGCGCTTTATACTCGCGCAACCTGTACAACTTCATCGCGGCGTTCTGGGACAAGGACGCGGCGACGGTGGTGTTCCCGGCGGACGACGATATCGTCAAGGGTGTGACGCTGACCCGCGATGGCGCGGTGGTGCATGAGCGGTTGGCTACGGCAGCATAG
- a CDS encoding NAD(P) transhydrogenase subunit alpha, translated as MEHLIPQLSIFVLACFVGYYVVWSVTPALHTPLMAVTNAISSVIIVGALVAASAASGGSEISKWLGLGAVVLASVNIFGGFAVTQRMLGMYKKKERKAPVAPAAK; from the coding sequence ATGGAACACCTGATCCCCCAGCTCTCGATCTTCGTCCTCGCCTGCTTCGTCGGCTATTACGTCGTCTGGAGTGTGACCCCAGCGCTGCACACCCCGCTGATGGCGGTGACCAACGCGATCTCGAGCGTCATCATCGTCGGCGCGCTGGTCGCCGCGAGCGCCGCGTCGGGCGGGTCGGAGATTTCGAAGTGGCTCGGGCTCGGCGCGGTGGTGCTGGCGTCGGTCAACATCTTCGGCGGCTTCGCGGTGACGCAGCGGATGCTCGGCATGTACAAGAAGAAAGAGCGCAAGGCCCCGGTCGCACCGGCGGCAAAATAA